In a single window of the Bacillus rossius redtenbacheri isolate Brsri chromosome 8, Brsri_v3, whole genome shotgun sequence genome:
- the LOC134534980 gene encoding uncharacterized protein LOC134534980, with translation MPQKKQPSTLEKLSLEAVGHLVITIGQEMIQPVVEVSKCDPDCGAMLLKQCLGRFNELLYGSVPWYLYDKMAAEVLTSISSLIKKTKVLQVGLEPVTNFLNQMNVVVNLTEIVIHPNLRRIDFSLWPKIMRHVLYKNLYRMSGLEVLNLGSGSCGWNTSDIEKHIVCGVISMKNLTSLCLCFDCTDHILTVVSQNCSRLQSLDVTASRSVTDRSVNALLACRQLSELYINRTSVSVEGYAVLLTGLRRLEDLGRCDELGVVLERIKLFFRSSSPLGLRMFESRDVTSRHLHLLVEMCPYVTHVSLYHDEQVSDLTILASLENLSELKLSACDFFTDKVDVLLERKGHDITCLHLEHVEEIDTNALMHIGRFCPNVRKLAFINCEFPERLPVPAPRLSAPPFQRLEQVECVVESAPGHLELLLSSCGRIRRIRLGSSTGIGDAVMARVLRRNPMPRLEELRILHSEQLGMQTVRLLLKSCGSLRVLSELESWQGISAAELALFRQYLRENNIQLDVRPTLSY, from the coding sequence atgccTCAAAAGAAGCAACCAAGCACACTGGAAAAACTTTCACTAGAAGCTGTGGGACACTTGGTAATAACCATAGGTCAAGAAATGATTCAACCTGTTGTTGAGGTGTCTAAATGTGATCCAGACTGTGGGGCCATGCTATTGAAACAGTGCCTCGGTCGATTTAATGAACTACTCTACGGCAGTGTGCCGTGGTACCTGTATGATAAGATGGCAGCTGAGGTTCTGACATCAATATCTTCTTTGATAAAGAAGACTAAAGTTCTACAAGTTGGCCTGGAGCCTGTTACTAACTTCTTAAACCAGATGAACGTGGTTGTCAACCTCACAGAAATCGTCATCCACCCTAATTTAAGACGAATAGACTTTTCACTGTGGCCGAAAATTATGCGGCATGTTTTGTAcaagaatctgtacaggatgTCGGGACTAGAGGTGTTGAACTTGGGCTCGGGGTCGTGCGGTTGGAACACGTCCGACATCGAAAAACACATCGTTTGTGGCGTGATATCCATGAAGAACCTGACATCCCTGTGCTTGTGTTTCGACTGCACCGACCACATTTTGACGGTGGTGAGTCAGAACTGCTCCCGGCTGCAGAGTCTGGACGTGACGGCATCGCGTTCCGTCACGGATCGCAGCGTCAACGCCCTGCTGGCGTGCCGGCAGCTGAGCGAGCTCTACATCAACAGGACGTCCGTGTCGGTGGAAGGTTACGCGGTCCTCCTGACGGGTCTCCGGCGCCTGGAGGATCTCGGCCGCTGCGACGAGCTGGGCGTCGTCTTGGAACGCATAAAACTGTTCTTCAGAAGTTCGAGTCCGCTGGGCCTGCGGATGTTCGAGAGCCGGGACGTGACGTCCCGTCACCTGCACCTCCTGGTCGAGATGTGCCCCTACGTGACGCACGTCTCGCTCTATCACGACGAGCAGGTCAGCGACCTGACCATCCTGGCCTCCTTGGAGAACCTGTCGGAGCTGAAGCTGTCGGCGTGCGACTTCTTCACGGACAAGGTGGACGTGCTGCTGGAACGCAAGGGCCACGACATCACGTGCTTGCACCTGGAGCACGTGGAGGAGATCGACACGAACGCCCTGATGCACATCGGCCGGTTCTGCCCCAACGTGCGGAAGCTGGCGTTCATCAACTGCGAGTTCCCGGAGCGCCTCCCCGTGCCGGCGCCCCGGCTGTCGGCTCCCCCCTTCCAGCGGCTGGAGCAGGTGGAGTGCGTGGTGGAGAGCGCCCCGGGCCACCTGGAGCTCCTGCTGTCCAGCTGCGGGAGGATCCGCCGCATCCGGCTGGGCTCGTCGACGGGCATCGGGGACGCGGTGATGGCCCGGGTGCTGCGCAGGAACCCCATGCCCCGGCTGGAGGAGCTGCGGATCCTGCACAGCGAGCAGCTGGGCATGCAGACCGTGAGGCTGCTGCTGAAGAGCTGCGGCAGCCTGCGGGTGCTGTCGGAGCTGGAGAGCTGGCAGGGCATCTCCGCCGCCGAGCTGGCCCTCTTCCGCCAGTACCTCCGCGAGAACAACATCCAGCTGGACGTGCGGCCGACTCTCTCCTACTGA